A genomic segment from Eremothecium gossypii ATCC 10895 chromosome III, complete sequence encodes:
- the RPN1 gene encoding proteasome regulatory particle base subunit RPN1 (Syntenic homolog of Saccharomyces cerevisiae YHR027C (RPN1)), translating into MVDDIRNNEDKQIGSASGLQTPSAKKGKTKDQKQEEELSEDDLRLKADLETLVQRLLESDASLCEQSLAQLKEFIKNSTSSMTAVPAPLKFLRPSYPDLCAVYDKWVDPKLKSLLADVLSVLSMTYSDEGKHDSLRFRLLSNEKDIESWGHEYIRHLALEVGDVYNEQVENESDETYDQESKRAISDAEFPKDVLVQLALDIVPYFLKHNGEADAVDLLLEVESIDKLPQFIDENTFQRVCQYMVSCVPLLPPPEDVTFLQTAFSLYLSENQLTEALALAIRLGEESLIRSVFDATTDPVMHKQLAYILAAQKSSFEYSAVQDIIGSTKLSEHFLYLAKELNLTVPKFPEDIYKSHLDNSVRSAFASSGLDSAQQNLAASFVNGWLNLGYCADKMCLDDDNWVYKTKGDGMTSTVASIGSIYQWNLDGLQHLDKYLYADDVEVKAGALLGIGVSACGVHDGDVEPALLLLQDYVTNPNAKLSSAAILGLGIAFAGSRNDELLSLLLPIAADTSLSIETSAMASLALAHAFVGTCNGDITTSIMDNLLERSSIELKTEWTRFLTLALGILYMGQGDQVEDVLETISAIEHPITSAIEVLVNVCAYTGTGDVLLIQDLLYRLTPKKEEEEEDDDENEDGENDEDGDDAEGERDGSGQNIPEDIDSLVQEVMNTASTTEDSAISNEESTSTSKKADEDKMDVDNSKEEDAKNGDQGKHESKDDESSEKSMAHIDELTYSVLGIAMVAMGEDIGKEMSLRHFGHLMHYGNQHIRRVVPLAMGLVSVSDPQMKVFDTLSRFSHDPDLDVSINSIFAMGLCGCGTNNARLAQLLRQLASYYSKEQNTLFVTRLAQGLVHLGKGTMTLDVFNDAQVLNKVTLASLLTVLIGLTSPTFMLKHHQLFYYLNSGIRPKFILTLNEEGEPIKVNVRVGQAVDTVGQAGKPKTITGWITQSTPVLLNHGERAELETNEYISYASRIEGVVILKKNPNYKEEE; encoded by the coding sequence ATGGTGGACGATATTAGGAACAACGAGGACAAACAAATCGGTTCGGCAAGCGGTCTGCAAACACCCTCGGCCAAGAAAGGGAAGACCAAGGACCAAAAGCAGGAGGAAGAACTATCTGAGGATGACTTAAGGCTGAAGGCAGACCTGGAGACACTTGTACAGAGGCTATTGGAGTCAGACGCGTCGCTCTGCGAACAGAGCCTGGCGCAGCTGAAGGAGTTTATCAAGAACTCGACCAGTTCTATGACGGCCGTTCCCGCGCCACTCAAGTTTCTGCGCCCTTCATACCCGGACCTGTGTGCAGTGTACGACAAGTGGGTGGATCCGAAGCTGAAGTCGCTGCTTGCCGACGTGCTGTCCGTGTTGAGCATGACGTACTCGGATGAGGGCAAGCATGACTCTCTGCGGTTCCGTCTGCTATCGAACGAGAAGGACATCGAGAGCTGGGGGCACGAGTACATCCGCCACTTGGCGCTGGAGGTGGGCGATGTCTACAACGAGCAGGTTGAGAACGAGTCGGATGAAACATACGACCAAGAATCAAAGCGTGCTATCTCTGACGCAGAGTTCCCAAAGGATGTTCTAGTTCAGCTGGCGTTAGATATTGTGCCCTACTTCTTGAAGCACAATGGCGAGGCCGATGCTGTTGATTTGCTCCTTGAAGTTGAATCTATCGATAAGTTACCACAGTTCATTGACGAGAATACCTTCCAGCGGGTCTGCCAGTATATGGTATCGTGTGTCCCACTGTTACCTCCCCCAGAGGATGTTACCTTCTTGCAGACGGCATTTTCTTTGTATCTATCAGAGAACCAGCTTACTGAGGCGCTGGCCCTCGCAATCAGACTAGGCGAGGAATCTCTCATTCGCTCCGTCTTTGACGCGACCACTGATCCAGTCATGCACAAGCAACTAGCTTATATTTTGGCGGCTCAAAAGTCATCTTTTGAGTATTCAGCGGTTCAAGATATCATCGGAAGTACGAAGTTGAGCGAGCACTTTTTGTACCTGGCCAAGGAGCTAAACTTGACTGTTCCCAAGTTTCCGGAGGATATATACAAAAGTCACTTGGACAACTCGGTCAGAAGTGCGTTTGCAAGCTCTGGGCTAGACTCTGCTCAGCAGAACCTGGCTGCCTCATTTGTGAACGGGTGGCTAAACCTAGGTTACTGTGCGGATAAAATGTGCCTCGACGACGATAACTGGGTGTACAAAACCAAGGGCGATGGTATGACGTCTACCGTGGCAAGCATTGGCTCTATTTACCAGTGGAATCTGGATGGGCTCCAGCATTTAGACAAGTACTTGTATGCGGATGATGTTGAAGTGAAAGCCGGCGCGCTGCTAGGTATTGGTGTATCTGCATGCGGGGTTCATGACGGAGACGTTGAACCAGCCTTGCTGTTATTACAAGATTATGTCACCAACCCAAATGCTAAATTGAGCAGCGCTGCAATTTTGGGCTTGGGTATTGCATTTGCAGGAAGCAGAAATGATGAGCTTCTAAGTTTGTTGCTGCCGATAGCCGCTGATACGTCGTTGTCGATTGAGACTTCTGCTATGGCGTCGTTGGCCTTGGCGCACGCCTTTGTTGGAACATGTAATGGTGATATTACCACCTCTATCATGGACAATCTTCTAGAAAGGTCTTCAATTGAATTGAAAACTGAGTGGACTAGGTTTTTGACATTGGCTCTCGGTATACTATACATGGGACAGGGTGATCAAGTTGAGGATGTGCTAGAGACCATATCTGCCATAGAACACCCAATCACTTCGGCTATTGAGGTTTTGGTAAACGTCTGCGCATACACTGGCACAGGGGACGTTCTGTTAATCCAAGACCTGTTGTATCGTCTAACTCCGAAGAaggaggaagaggaggaggacgatgACGAGAATGAAGACGGTGAAAACGATGAGGACGGAGATGATGCTGAAGGCGAAAGAGATGGCAGCGGTCAAAATATACCCGAGGACATTGATTCCCTTGTTCAGGAAGTCATGAATACCGCTAGCACCACCGAAGACTCAGCAATTTCTAACGAAGAGTCGACATCAACTTCAAAAAAGGCAGATGAGGATAAAATGGATGTGGACAACTCCAAGGAAGAAGATGCTAAAAATGGCGACCAAGGAAAGCACGAGTCCAAGGATGATGAAAGTAGTGAAAAGTCCATGGCACACATTGACGAACTAACTTACTCTGTCCTTGGTATTGCTATGGTTGCAATGGGCGAAGATATTGGCAAGGAGATGTCTCTCCGTCATTTTGGCCATTTGATGCACTATGGTAACCAGCATATCCGTCGTGTCGTTCCGCTAGCTATGGGGTTAGTTAGCGTTTCAGACCCGCAGATGAAGGTGTTCGACACGCTATCACGGTTTTCCCATGACCCTGACTTAGACGTTTCGATTAACTCCATTTTTGCAATGGGCTTGTGCGGATGCGGTACTAATAATGCGAGATTGGCTCAACTGCTGAGACAACTAGCCAGCTACTACTCTAAAGAACAAAACACTTTGTTTGTGACTAGACTGGCACAAGGTCTTGTACACCTAGGGAAAGGTACAATGACTTTAGACGTCTTCAATGATGCCCAGGTTCTCAACAAGGTAACGTTGGCATCCCTTTTGACAGTTTTGATTGGTTTAACGAGCCCAACGTTTATGCTAAAACATCACCAGTTGTTTTACTACCTAAACAGTGGTATCAGACCAAAGTTCATTCTAACTCTAAACGAGGAGGGAGAACCTATAAAGGTAAATGTGCGGGTCGGCCAAGCCGTCGATACAGTCGGTCAGGCCGGTAAGCCAAAGACCATTACCGGTTGGATTACCCAGTCTACTCCCGTTTTACTAAACCATGGCGAGCGGGCCGAACTTGAGACAAACGAATATATCAGCTATGCTAGTAGAATTGAGGGTGTGGTGATCCTGAAGAAGAACCCCAACTacaaggaggaggagtAG